DNA sequence from the Kazachstania africana CBS 2517 chromosome 4, complete genome genome:
AGAGCGTTGAATATCTTCTTGTGCTTGTTCTTCCCGCTGTTCGAATAGTGACAGGTGTGTGTAGACgctttctttcaaataatcaatATCTAAAGGTTTATAGAAACTAACGAATGTGGAAATGGATGGAGAAGTATAAGCCCACTCAAGAAGGTTTTCAGgtttatttttagaatatCTTTTTAAGGAATTCCAACAATTGTTCAGACTTGGTTCATCTAAAAACTTTAATAATGCTGTATTTCTTGGAGTGAATCTTTTTTCTGCTAGGCTAGAATCTGCCATTAAATCTGACGTGAGTGAGGATAAATCTATTTCTTGAAGGCCGaattcatcattgaataataaatctTCTATATGTGAAACTGTGTCATTAGAGGCACAAATCTTGTTCATAATCCCTTTTAATGTATCTAGATTGGTCAATAATGGAATATTCACAAcaaataaacaatttttttcctgtTCGTTCTTACTTTCATGCCTTCTAAAGAACATATAATGATATGCATCTTTCTTGTTCAACACTTTTTCTACTGACTTGTATTTCGGTAATTTGAAAGGTATCACGAGAAATCCATTCTTCATACTATCAACCTTGACCATTCTGAACTCTCTTGATCGCTATTCTCTTGTCTCGTCACGAATAGCTAGTAGGCATCGTCTATGCACTCTCTTTagtattaaaatttttttcatgtgCGTGGATCCGTCTGTAATGATTTTCCTGCCTCATATAACATTATCGAAGTTCATTACATGTCGCTAGTTCCACCAATGATAATGCAATGCCTGAGCATGTAGTTATAGCTGGTTATAAATCATCTACTTTCCATTTTGAGGGTTGTCATTTGTTTTCACCGTGTCATGAAGTCGTTGAGCTTCTTTCATTAACTCATACAATTGCACTACTTGCTCCTTTGACATTTTTTCCAGTTTTTGTTGTGAGAGTGTACCCTCTTGCCATTCTCCATTACTCACGATGTGCCAGTAATCCTGCCAGCTAGTAAGAAATCCCACGATATGTAGTGGATTATCGATATTTTTGTGTAATCTGAACTCATTCTTGACATACGAATCACCAATAGATTTCTGCACCGGTGACAAGTTCCTGTGTGATCGTAAAATCCTCCTGTAAAGCTTCAAAGGCGGTAGCAGCATGTGTTGATTATTATCGTTACTAGCCAACCGAATGAACCACTTAATATTCGTGGTAGAATTACCCCTGAAATTGCAGGATAAGTTTATCATGATTTTCACTTGCTATGAACGTGACTATAAAACCTTTCCAACAGTTCCCAGTCTTGATAGCTTTTAGCCAGTCTCTCTTCCTTCTTTAATGGGGGAACTTATTCATAATTTGATCTCATTTTGGCccatttcattttcgaaGTTAATTAATAGTCCGAAATTTTCTACTCGGAGTGCTAAATCTAAAAAGTGAACATTAACATTATCTATCGTttgtatataatattacaCAACCCACAAGCGGTCAGACCTTTGGTAGAAGGCCCAATTTGTTCATTCGGATCTTGACTGCATTTCTGTGTCCATCTAAACCTTCAACCTTGGCAATACACATCACTGCTCTGCCGATTTTATCCAAACCTTCTGGCGTAATGCTTTGCGCAGTGATAAATTTCTGGAAAGTAGAAGTGTTGCAACCACTGTACTGTCTTGCATAACCGTAGGTAGGCAATGTATGATTTGTACCACTCGAATAGTCACCACATGATTCTGGTGTGTAAGCACCGACAAAAATACTACCGGCATTGTCTACCAACTTTACGTAGTCATTCGCATTATTGATCTGTAGGATTAAATGTTCTGGAGCATACTTATTCGACATTTCAATTGCCTCTTGATAACTTTTACACAGTATTATTGTACTGTGAGTGATACATTTGCGCACAATTTCCAATCTAGGTAATTCTAGTGCCTGGGAGTGAACTGCTTGTTGAATTCTGTCAATCTTAGCTTTGCTCAAATTTACACCCACAAGAATAACTTGGGAATCAATACCATGTTCAGCTTGTGAAAGCAAATCACTGGCGACAAAATCCTCATCTGCATCTTCATCGGCAACAACTAAAACTTCACTAGGACCCGCTGGCATATCAATCGAACATAATGCCTGCGTATCGTTTTGTACATGCATTTTAGCCGCTGTGACAAATTGGTTACCTGGACctaatattttatcaacCTTTGGAACAGATTCGGTACCATACGCCATCGCAGCAACAGCTTGAGCACCACCGGCAAGAACAATTTTGGATGCACCAACTTTTGAAGCCACATACGCAACTTCAGGTGAAATTTTCCCATCCGATTTACAAGGAGGTGAGGCAAATACAATTTCTTTGCAGCCAGCAACCTGTGCCGGGACCCCCAACATTAATGCTGTACTCGGTAAAATAGCAGTACCACCTGGAATATAGAGACCAACCCTTTCAATTGGTCTCGGAAATC
Encoded proteins:
- the RRP7 gene encoding Rrp7p (similar to Saccharomyces cerevisiae RRP7 (YCL031C); ancestral locus Anc_1.43) produces the protein MVKVDSMKNGFLVIPFKLPKYKSVEKVLNKKDAYHYMFFRRHESKNEQEKNCLFVVNIPLLTNLDTLKGIMNKICASNDTVSHIEDLLFNDEFGLQEIDLSSLTSDLMADSSLAEKRFTPRNTALLKFLDEPSLNNCWNSLKRYSKNKPENLLEWAYTSPSISTFVSFYKPLDIDYLKESVYTHLSLFEQREEQAQEDIQRSLVDEDGFTLVVGKNTKTLNSIKKKILNRNPLSKHESKKPILTTVDKKAKKDFYRFQVREHKKQEIDQLLAKFKQDQEKVKIMKAKRKFNPYKNNL
- the SDH7 gene encoding Sdh7p (similar to Saccharomyces cerevisiae ACN9 (YDR511W); ancestral locus Anc_1.44); this translates as MINLSCNFRGNSTTNIKWFIRLASNDNNQHMLLPPLKLYRRILRSHRNLSPVQKSIGDSYVKNEFRLHKNIDNPLHIVGFLTSWQDYWHIVSNGEWQEGTLSQQKLEKMSKEQVVQLYELMKEAQRLHDTVKTNDNPQNGK